From Corynebacterium frankenforstense DSM 45800, the proteins below share one genomic window:
- a CDS encoding sugar ABC transporter ATP-binding protein — protein sequence MTAPDTAPLIELRHVSKSFGPVRVIDDVSVAVRPGQVQALLGENGAGKSTIIKMMAGVHEPDSGEILVDGEPVRIPDTKTAESFGIATIYQELNLVPTLSVAENIMLGRTPARGGLVNFTELRRRAAEALDRVGLEADLDTPVGELSVARQQLVEIAKALSTNARILILDEPTASLTGHEIDQLFRVVDELKAAGVGMVFISHHLDEIARISDSVSVLRDGSFVAEVAPDTEEAEFVRLMVGRDIDDQYPRQAGTPGEPLLVVEHLSSDGKFEDVSLTVRGGEVVGVAGLVGAGRTELVRAIAGADSYDSGTVTVRGKKLRKGDVKGAIDHGVGLVPEDRKNQGLVLDASVGENIGLATLSSSATAGLADLKGQRTLANSVAEKLRVRMAGIDQPVRDLSGGNQQKAVFGKWVMANSMVLLLDEPTRGVDVGAKVEIYNIINTLTAAGGGVLMVSSDLPEVLGMSDRILVMSGGRLAGELTPEATQDEVMTLAVSRLSDATDSTDSDSTGTTSTDTTDTAGRTGTDTAEKENQQ from the coding sequence ATGACCGCCCCAGACACCGCGCCGCTGATCGAGCTGCGCCACGTGAGCAAGTCCTTCGGCCCGGTCCGAGTGATTGACGACGTCTCCGTGGCCGTGCGCCCGGGCCAGGTACAGGCCCTGCTCGGCGAGAACGGCGCCGGAAAGTCCACCATCATCAAGATGATGGCCGGCGTGCACGAACCCGACTCCGGCGAGATCCTCGTCGACGGAGAGCCCGTGCGCATCCCCGACACCAAGACCGCCGAGTCCTTCGGCATCGCCACCATCTACCAGGAACTCAACCTGGTGCCCACCCTGTCCGTCGCCGAGAACATCATGCTCGGGCGCACCCCGGCGCGCGGCGGACTGGTCAACTTCACCGAACTGCGCCGCCGCGCCGCCGAGGCGCTCGACCGCGTCGGCCTCGAGGCCGACCTGGACACCCCCGTCGGCGAGCTGTCCGTGGCCCGCCAGCAGCTCGTCGAGATCGCCAAGGCGCTGTCCACCAACGCCCGCATCCTCATCCTCGACGAGCCCACCGCCTCGCTGACCGGCCACGAGATCGACCAGCTCTTCCGTGTGGTCGACGAGCTCAAGGCCGCCGGCGTGGGCATGGTCTTCATCTCCCACCACCTCGACGAGATCGCGCGCATCTCCGACTCCGTGAGCGTCTTGCGCGACGGCTCGTTCGTCGCCGAGGTCGCCCCCGACACCGAGGAGGCCGAGTTCGTCCGCCTCATGGTCGGCCGCGACATCGACGACCAGTACCCGCGCCAGGCCGGCACCCCCGGCGAACCGCTGCTCGTCGTCGAGCACCTCTCCTCGGACGGCAAGTTCGAGGACGTCAGCCTCACCGTCCGCGGCGGCGAGGTCGTCGGCGTCGCCGGCCTTGTCGGCGCCGGGCGCACCGAGCTGGTCCGCGCCATCGCCGGGGCCGACTCCTACGACTCCGGCACCGTGACCGTGCGCGGCAAGAAGCTGCGCAAGGGCGACGTCAAGGGCGCGATCGACCACGGCGTGGGCCTGGTGCCCGAGGACCGCAAGAACCAGGGCCTCGTCCTCGACGCCTCCGTCGGCGAGAACATCGGCCTGGCCACCCTGTCGTCCTCGGCGACCGCCGGTCTGGCCGACCTGAAGGGCCAGCGCACCCTGGCGAACTCCGTCGCCGAGAAGCTGCGCGTGCGCATGGCCGGCATCGACCAGCCCGTGCGCGATCTGTCCGGCGGCAACCAGCAGAAGGCCGTCTTCGGCAAGTGGGTCATGGCCAACTCCATGGTCCTGCTTCTCGACGAGCCCACCCGCGGCGTCGACGTCGGCGCCAAGGTCGAGATCTACAACATCATCAACACCCTCACCGCCGCCGGTGGCGGCGTGCTCATGGTCTCCTCGGACCTCCCCGAGGTCCTCGGCATGTCCGACCGCATCCTCGTCATGTCCGGCGGACGCCTCGCCGGCGAACTGACCCCCGAGGCCACCCAGGACGAGGTGATGACCCTCGCGGTTTCCCGCCTCTCCGACGCCACCGACTCCACCGACTCCGACAGCACTGGCACCACAAGCACCGACACGACCGACACCGCCGGGCGCACCGGCACCGACACCGCCGAGAAGGAGAACCAGCAATGA
- a CDS encoding LacI family DNA-binding transcriptional regulator, which yields MTVSRTHRPTLKDVARAADVSVSTASRALAGSDRISRATRELVAQAAAEIGYRPNIQARALRMSRSTTIAVVVPSLVNHYFAAMVTAIQEHAATRGITTIVAATNESATEQTKALNALTDQRVAGIICVPHEDCAAQIRALAAGGTPVVLVDRTLPDPAPQTAGTAKDAASANTPAPQTTPTIPTVTSAPRPGMTAALELLADAGSLPVGYLSGPMSTSTGRERLEVFISAATKLGLDTSHVFHGGYEQELGRHGAEELIDQGVAALFAGDSMMTVGVIEACHRRDLEVGVDIAVIGFDNQPLFDLQPRPITVIDQDVRRMALTALQILTALVTGTPGDATTETHPTGTPAHVRVPTRLIARRSVPQIP from the coding sequence ATGACCGTCAGCCGCACACACCGCCCGACGTTGAAGGACGTCGCACGCGCCGCCGACGTCTCCGTGTCCACCGCCTCCCGCGCCCTCGCCGGAAGCGACCGCATCTCCCGGGCCACCCGCGAACTCGTCGCCCAGGCCGCCGCCGAGATCGGCTACCGCCCCAACATCCAGGCCCGCGCGCTACGCATGTCGCGCTCCACCACCATCGCCGTGGTCGTGCCCAGCCTGGTCAACCACTACTTTGCCGCCATGGTCACCGCGATCCAGGAGCACGCGGCCACCCGGGGGATCACCACCATCGTCGCCGCGACCAACGAGTCTGCCACCGAGCAAACCAAGGCGCTTAACGCCCTGACCGACCAGCGCGTCGCCGGCATCATCTGCGTGCCCCACGAGGACTGCGCCGCCCAGATCCGGGCACTGGCCGCCGGCGGCACTCCCGTCGTCCTCGTCGACCGCACCCTGCCCGACCCGGCACCGCAGACGGCAGGCACCGCCAAGGACGCGGCGTCGGCAAACACACCTGCACCGCAGACGACGCCCACCATTCCGACGGTGACCTCGGCCCCGCGCCCCGGCATGACCGCCGCCCTCGAGCTGCTCGCCGACGCCGGCAGCCTGCCCGTCGGTTACCTCTCCGGGCCGATGTCCACCTCCACCGGACGCGAGCGCCTCGAGGTCTTCATCTCCGCCGCCACCAAACTCGGCCTCGACACCTCGCACGTCTTCCACGGCGGCTACGAGCAGGAACTCGGGCGCCACGGCGCCGAGGAACTCATCGACCAAGGTGTGGCCGCCCTCTTCGCCGGCGACTCCATGATGACCGTCGGCGTCATCGAGGCGTGCCACCGCCGCGACCTCGAGGTCGGCGTCGACATCGCCGTCATCGGATTCGACAACCAGCCCCTGTTCGACCTGCAGCCGCGCCCCATCACCGTCATCGACCAGGACGTGCGCCGCATGGCCCTGACCGCCCTGCAGATCCTCACCGCCCTCGTCACCGGCACCCCCGGCGACGCCACAACTGAAACCCATCCCACCGGCACCCCGGCACACGTCCGCGTGCCCACGCGCCTGATCGCCCGCCGCTCCGTGCCGCAGATCCCCTGA